One region of Carassius carassius chromosome 41, fCarCar2.1, whole genome shotgun sequence genomic DNA includes:
- the LOC132123268 gene encoding centrosomal protein of 295 kDa-like produces the protein MKRQQRRRDRLAQRSALRAAQIKESVSRASGRTHPKPHTAERLKSVSEVRISCDEHRRREEEKMYDRTHRLYNQLEEVKQKKELRSRQESYAKNREKARDFQKKTLEKLRAKLNR, from the exons ATGAAACGTCAGCAGCGCCGGCGGGATCGTCTCGCTCAGAGGTCAGCGCTCAGAGCCGCACAGATCAAAGAGAGCGTGTCCAGAGCCAGCGGACGCACCCATCCTAAACCACACACAG CTGAGCGACTGAAGAGTGTGTCTGAGGTGCGGATCAGCTGTGATGAACACAGACGCCGTGAGGAGGAGAAGATGTACGACCGCACACACAG ATTGTACAATCAGTTAGAGGAAGTTAAACAGAAGAAGGAGCTGCGGAGCCGTCAGGAATCATACGCTAAGAACCGTGAGAAGGCCAGAGACTTCCAGAAG AAGACTCTGGAGAAACTGAGGGCCAAACTGAACCGCTGA